The following DNA comes from Mycobacterium sp. MS1601.
GCTGAGCGGCGGTACCGCATTCGGTCGGATCGACATCGTCGCGGCGTCCCTGGACACCGGCAACCGCAAACGCGACGAGCATCTGCGGTCGGAGGACTTCTTCGCCGTCGACCGCTTCCCCACCCTCAGCGTCGTCGTCACCGCGGTGCAGCAGACCGGCGGCCATGCGGACCTGCGCAGCAGCCTCACCGTCCGCGGCGTCACCCAGCCGCTCACGCTCCCGGCCCAGGTTTCTCAGCTCAACGACGGCGCGGTCCAGATCTCCGCCACCACCACCATCGATCGCACTCGGTGGGACGTCGACGGCAACCTGCTCGGGATGGTCAGGACAGACACCACGCTGGTCGCCTCCGCCGTGTTCACGAAATCCGGGTAGCCGGAACGGAAGTGGCCTAGCCTTGGGTCGTGCCCGACACTCGAGCCCAGGCTCCGGTCCGTGTCCTGGTCTACAGCGACAATGCCCGTACCCGTGAGCAGGTGATGCAGGCGTTGGGCACCCGAATTCACCCCGATTTGCCCGAATTGAGCTACCTCGAGGTGGCTACCGCCCCGGTCGTCATCCAGCACATGGACGCCGGTGAGGTGGATCTGGCAATCCTGGACGGTGAGGCCGCACCCACCGGCGGCATGGGGTTGGCCAAGCAGCTCAAAGACGAACTCGACGTGTGTCCACCGATTCTGGTGCTCACCGGACGGGCTGACGACGCCTGGCTGGCCACGTGGTCACGGGCCGAGGCGGCGGTGTCGCACCCCATCGATCCCATCCGGCTGGGTGAAGCCGTGGCCGGCCTGCTGCGCGGCATCTCGCGCTGATGACGGGCCGATAACCGGCCGATTAAGGCCTGCCCCACCGGGCAGCAGCAATTGCCTTGTGCCCCATGCCGGTTCGGCACGCCGAATCCGGCCGCCGGGCCTTGGATTGATCCTAGCGAAACCTGGCAAGGTGCCAGTCAAGATCGGTAGGCTGTGTCCCAGCTCACATGTATACATGAAACGAGACACAGCCCACAGTGACGGGAGCTGACGGCATGAACGTCTACACGCCCATCCTGGTTCTCGGTGCCATTGCCGCTGCGTTCGCCGTGGTGTCGGTGGGGATCGCGTTGGTGATCGGGCCGCGTCGGTTCAACCGGGCCAAGTTGGAGGCCTACGAGTGCGGGATCGAACCGGCTCGCCAGCCCATGGGTGCGGCGCGGTTTCCGGTGAAGTTCTATCTGACGGCGATGCTGTTCATCGTTTTCGACATCGAGATTGTCTTTTTGTATCCGTGGGCGGTGTCCTTCGATCAGCTGGGGATGTTCGCCCTGGTGGAGATGCTGCTTTTTATGGCGACGGTGTTTGTGGCCTATGCCTACGTATGGCGGCGAGGTGGTCTGGAATGGGATTAGAAGAACAGTTGCCTGGCGGGATCCTGCTCTCGACGGTGGAGAAGGTGGCCGGTTTTGTGCGTAAGGGGTCGTTGTGGCCGGCGACGTTCGGGTTGGCGTGCTGTGCCATCGAGATGATGGCGACTGCGGGGCCGCGTTTTGATATTGCGCGTTTTGGGATGGAGCGGTTTTCGGCGACGCCGCGGCAGGCGGATCTGATGATCGTGGCGGGGCGGGTGTCGCAGAAGATGGCTCCGGTGTTGCGGCAGGTGTATGACCAGATGGCCGAGCCCAAATGGGTTCTGGCCATGGGCGTTTGCGCATCGTCCGGCGGGATGTTCAACAACTACGCGATCGTCCAGGGCGTCGATCATGTGGTGCCCGTCGACATCTACCTCCCCGGGTGCCCACCACGGCCGGAGATGCTGTTGCACGCGATCCTCACGCTGCACGCCAAGATCGCCGAGATGCCGTTGGGGGTGCATCGCGATGAGGTGGTGGCCGCAGCCGAGAAAGCGGCCCTGAACGCCAGACCCACCATCGAACTGACCGGGTTGCTGCGATGACGGACAAAGAGATGTCGGACAGGGAGGTGATCGGCGTGCGCCGCGGCATGTTCGGCGGCTCCGGCACCGGTGACACCTCCGGCTACGGTCGGCTGATCCGCGAGGTCGCCCTACCGGGCGGCTCACCGCGCCCCTACGGCGGCTGGTTCGACGAGGTGGTGGACCGACTCGCAGAAGCACTGGGCGCCAACGTCTTCGCCGAAGCCGTGCACCGGGTGGTGGTCTACCGCGCCCAGCTCACCCTCGACGTCGACCGCTCCCGGCTACCGGTCGTCGCGCAGACGTTGCGCGACGACCCGCACCTGCGCTTCGAATTGTGCTCCGGGGTCTCCGGGGTGCACTACCCGCAGGATGCCGGGCGGGAGTTGCGTGCGTTCTATCCGTTGATGTCGATTACTCACAATCGGCGTCTGCAGCTGGAAGTTGCGTGTCCGGATGCTGATCCGCATGTGCCGTCGCTGTTTTCGGTGTATCCCACGGTGGACTGGCATGAACGTGAGACCTACGACTTCTTCGGCATCATCTTCGACGGCCATCCCGCGTTGACCCGCATCGAGATGCCTGATGACTGGGTGGGACACCCCCAGCGCAAGGACTACCCCCTTGGTGGGGTGCCGGTGCAGTACCACGGCGCCACCATCGCACCACCGGATCAGCGGAGGTCCTACACATGACCGACACCGCCGGTTCCGTCGACGCCGGGTCTCGTGCTCGCGGAACAACGCCGCTCACCGAACCCGCCGAACGCGTCATCACCCTGGGCGGCCAGGACTGGGAGGAGATCGTCACCGCCGCCCGCGCCGGCGGCGACGCCGGGGAACGCATCGTGGTCAACATGGGTCCCCAGCACCCGTCCACCCACGGAGTGCTGCGCCTGATCCTGGAGATCGAAGGCGAAACCGTCACCCAGGCCCGCTGCGGCATCGGGTACCTGCACACCGGTATCGAGAAGAACCTGGAGTACCGCACCTGGACCCAGGGCGTCACCTTCGTCACCCGCATGGACTACCTGTCACCGTTCTTCAACGAAACCGCCTACTGCCTGGGCGTCGAACACCTGCTCGGTGTCACCGACGACATCCCCGAACGCGCCTCGGTGATCCGGGTGATGCTGATGGAACTCAACCGCATCTCCTCGCATCTGGTGGCCCTGGCCACCGGCGGCATGGAACTGGGCGCCATGTCAGCGATGTTCTACGGCTTCCGCGAACGCGAAGAAATCCTCACCGTCTTCGAAGCCATCACCGGCCTACGGATGAACCACGCCTACATCCGCCCCGGCGGCGTGGCCGCCGATCTCCCCGCCGACGGCCTCGACCGCGTCAAACACCTGCTGGACATCCTGCCCGGCCGGTTGGCGCAGCTGTCGGCCCTGCTGCGGGACAACCCCATCTGGAAAGCCCGCACCGTCGACATCGGCTACCTCGACCTGACCGGATGCATAGCCCTGGGGATCACCGGCCCGGTACTGCGCTCCACCGGCCTACCCCATGACCTGCGCAAGACAGCGCCCTACTGCGGATACCAGGACTACGAGTTCGACGTCATCACCGACGACGCCTGCGACTGCTACGGCCGCTATGTGATCCGGGTGGACGAGATGGCCGAATCGCTGCGCATCGTGTCCCAGTGTGTCGCGCGGCTCGAAGGCCTGGCCGGGGCCCCGGTGATGATCACCGACAAGAAACTCGCCTGGCCCGCCGACCTGCAACTGGGGCCCGACGGCCTGGGCAACAGCCCGGATCACATCGCCACCATCATGGGTCGATCCATGGAAGGCCTGATCCACCACTTCAAGATCGTCACCGAGGGTTTCCGGGTCCCACCGGGACAGGTGTACGTCGCCGTCGAGTCACCGCGCGGCGAGTTGGGCGTGCACATGGTCTCCGACGGCGGCACCCGGCCCTACCGGGTGCACTACCGCGACCCGTCGTTCACCAACCTGCAGGCCGTAGCCGCCATGTGCGAAGGCGGCATGGTCGCCGACGTCATCTCCGCGGTGGCCTCCATCGATCCCGTCATGGGAGGCGTCGACAGATGACACTCGTCGATCTCGCGCTGGGTCCGCGCCCCGACGAACCCGGACCGCCCCTGCACGGACCCGCCGCCTACCCCCACGACGTCGAGACCCGCCTGGCCGCCGACGCCGCGGCCATCCTGGCTCGCTACCCACAGCCCCGCTCCGCGTTGCTGCCGCTGCTGCATCTGGTGCAGGCCGAAGACGGGTACGTCACCACCGCAGGCATCCGCTTCTGCGCCGCCCAGCTGAACCTCACCGACGCCGAGGTGTCGGCGGTGGCGACCTTCTACTCGATGTACCGGCGGACTCCCACCGGAACCTATTTGCTCGGGGTGTGCACCAACACCCTGTGCGCCGTGATGGGCGGCGACGCCATCCTGGCCACCCTCGAGGAGCATCTCGGCATCGGCCCGGGCGAGACCACAGGTGACGGTGCCATCACCCTGGAACACCTCGAGTGCAACGCCGCCTGCGACTACGCACCCGTCATCATGGTCAACTGGCAGTTCTACGACAATCAGACACCCTCCAGCGCAACGGCACTCGCCGATTCACTGCGCAGCGGCACCCCGGCACCGCCCACCCGCGGTACCCCGCTGCCCACCTTCACCACCACCTGCCGGGTGCTGGCCGGGCTGCCGACGGACCTCGGTGAGGGCACCGGGCCCGGCCCGGCCACGCTGGCCGGTCTGCGGATCGCCGACCGCCACGACATGACGGCACCGCCGGACACCGGTCCCGCCACCGAGCCGTCGTCGAGCGCCGACGCCCCCGAGCCGGAGGCCGTCGAATCCGTGCGCGACGAACCGGCCCCCGCACCGTCAGCGACGGTGCCTGCCGAGCCGGGCACCGAGGAAACCGACCCGTCCACCACGGGAGACTGAATGAGTGCAACGCCGCTGACGCCGGTGCTGAGCCGCTTCTGGAACGCCGCGCAACCCTGGACGCTGGACACCTATCACGACCACGACGGATACCAGGCGCTGCGCACCGCGCTGGACCTGGCGCCCGACGACGTCATCGCGCTGGTCAAGGATGCCGGGCTGCGGGGACGCGGCGGAGCGGGCTTCCCGACGGGCACCAAATGGTCCTTCATCCCCCAGGACGGCGCGGCGGGCGCCAAGCCGCACTACCTGGTGATCAACGCCGACGAATCGGAACCCGGTACGTGCAAGGACATCCCGCTGATGATGACCACACCGCACTTCCTGGTGGAGGGCGCCATCATCGCCGCGTACGCCATCCGCGCGCGGCACGCGTTCATCTACGTCCGCGGTGAGGTGGTGCCGGTGCTGCGCAGGCTGCAGCAGGCGGTGGCCGAGGCCTATGCGGCCGGGTACCTGGGCACCGACATCCTGGGCTCCGGGTTCGATCTGGACCTGATCGTGCACGCCGGGGCCGGGGCCTACATCTGCGGTGAGGAGACCGCGTTGCTGGACTCCCTGGAAGGCCGTCGCGGCCAACCCCGTTTGCGCCCACCGTTTCCCGCAGTCGCCGGCCTGTATGCCTGCCCCACCGTGGTCAACAACGTCGAGTCCATCTCCTCGGTGCCGCCGATCCTGCGCCGCGGCGTGGACTGGTTCAAATCCATGGGCTCGGAGAAGTCCCCGGGCTTCACGCTGTACTCGCTGTCGGGACACGTCACCACACCCGGGCAGTACGAGGCACCGCTGGGCATCACCCTGCGCGAGCTACTCGAGTACGCCGGCGGTGTACGCGCCGGCCACGAGTTGAAGTTCTGGACCCCGGGCGGGTCGTCGACCCCGTTGCTGACCGCCGACCATCTCGACGTGCCACTGGATTACGAGGGTGTGGCCAAAGCGGGGTCGATGCTGGGCACCAAAGCTCTGCAGATCTTCGACGAGACCACCTGTGTAGTGCGCGCCGTGCGCCGCTGGATCCAGTTCTACGCCCACGAATCGTGCGGCAAATGCACGCCGTGTCGTGAAGGCACCTACTGGCTGGCGCAGGTCTACGAACGGTTGGAGACCGGTCGCGGCGCGCGGGAGGACATCGACAAGCTGCTCGACATCGCCGACACCATCCTCGGCAAGTCGTTCTGTGCACTCGGTGACGGCGCCGCCTCACCGATCATCTCGTCCATCAAGCATTTCCGCGACGAGTACGAGGCCCACCTGGGCGGTGGGTGTCCCTTCGACCCCGCTGCCTCCACACTGTTCGCCGCCGAGGAGGTGCCCGCGTGACCGTCACCGAACCGGAGCGCCAGACCCCTACCGTCGAGATGGTGTCGCTGACCATCGACGACACGCCCATCTCGGTACCCAAGGGCACCTTGGTGATTCGCGCTGCCGAACTGCTCGGGGTGCAGATCCCACGGTTCTGCGACCACCCCCTGCTCGACCCGGTGGGCGCCTGCCGGCAGTGCCTGGTCGAGGTCGAAGGCCAACGCAAACCCATGGCGTCATGTACCACCACGGTGTCCCCCGACATGGTGGTGCGCACCCAGCTCACCAGCCCCGCCGCCGACAAGGCGCAGCACGGCGTGATGGAACTGCTGCTGATCAACCACCCACTGGACTGTCCGGTCTGCGACAAGGGCGGCGAATGCCCGCTACAGAACCAGGCGATGTCCCACGGCCGGGAGGAAACGCGCTTCACCGACGTCAAACGCACCTTCCCCAAGCCGATCAACCTGTCAACCCAGGTGCTGCTGGACCGCGAACGCTGCGTGCTCTGCGCCCGCTGCACCCGCTTCTCCACCCAGATCGCCGGCGACCCGTTCATCGACCTGCTCGAACGCGGCGCCCTCCAGCAGGTCGGCATCGCCACCGGTGAGGCCTTCGATTCGTACTTCTCCGGCAACACCGTCCAGATTTGCCCCGTGGGCGCGCTGACCGGGACCGCCTACCGCTTCCGGGCCCGGCCCTTCGACCTGGTGTCCACCCCCAGTGTGTGCGAACACTGCGCCTCGGGCTGCGCGCAGCGCACCGACCACCGCCGCGGCACCGTGCTGCGCCGACTGGCCGGCGACGATCCCGACGTCAACGAAGAATGGAACTGCGACAAGGGCCGCTGGGCCTTCACCTATCCCCGGGTGGGTGATCGCATCCTGACACCCCTGATCCGGGAGAACGGTGCGCTGCGACCGGCCTCGTGGTCGGAGGCCATCACCACCGCAGCCTTCGGCCTGGCGTCGGCCGCCGGACAGACCGGTGTCCTGGTGGGCGGTCGCGTCACGGTCGAGGACGCCTACGCGTACGCGAAGTTCGCCCGAATGGTGTTGGGCACCAACGACATCGACATGCGAGCACGCGCACACTCCGACGAGGAGGCGCAGTTCCTCGCCGCGCACGTGGCCGGCCACGCGATGGGTGTCACCTACGCCGACCTCGAGACCGCTCCTGCGGTGGTGCTGGCCGGCTTCGATCCCGAGGAGGAATCCCCGATCGTCTTCCTGCGCTTGCGCAAGGCGGTCCGCAAGAAAGGCCTGCGGGTGGTGGCGCTGGCGCCGTTCCTGAGCCGGGGCCTGGACAAACTGAGTGCCGAGCTGGTGATGACCGCACCCGGCAGCGAGGCCGAGGCACTGTCGGAACTCGAGGTGCCCGCCGGGACCATCGTAGTGGTCGGCGAGCGTCTGGCCACGGTGCCGGGCGGATTCTCCTCGGCCTGCCGGCTGGCTGCCCGCAGCGGCGCCCGGCTGGCCTGGATTCCGCGCCGCGCCGGGGAGCGCGGTGCCGTGGAGGCGGGCTGTCTGCCGAACCTGCTGCCCGGCGGCCGGTCGGTCTCCGACGCCGATGCGCGCGGATGGCTGGAGCGTGCATGGAACGTCGACCGGCTGCCCGCCGCTGCGGGCCGCGACACCGCCGCCATCGTGGCGGCCGCGCAGGCCGGCGAGCTGGCCGCGCTGGTGGTCGGCGGTGTCGAGCCGGCCGACCTGCCCGATCCCGAAGCCGCTCGCCTCGCCCTGGAGAACACCCCGTTCGTGGTGAGCCTCGAACTGCGCGAGAGCGCCGTCACCGCGTTGGCCGACGTGGTGTTCCCGGTGGCGCCGACCACCGAGAAGTCCGGTTCCTTTGCCAGCTGGGAAGGTCGGGTCCGTTCGTTCGGTCCGGCCCTGTCCACCAACGCCGCCTCCGATCTGCGGGTGTTGCAAACCCTGGCCGACGAGCTCGGCGTTGATCTCGGTTTCCACTCCGCTGCCGCGGCCCGCGACGACCTGGCGCGCCTCGGTGTGTGGGGCGGCCGGGCGCCGGCGTCGCCCGACGTCGCGTCCGCGGCACCGCCCACCCCGCAGCCCGGCGAGGCGGTGCTGGCCACCTGGCGGATGTTGTTGGACGCCGGGCGGTTACAGGACGGTGAACCGCACCTGGCGGGTACCGCCCGGCCGCCGGTGGTGCGCCTGTCTGCGGCCACCGCCGCCGAGATCGGCGCGGCCGCCGGAGATCTGGTGCGGGTGGGTACCGCCCGTGGATCGCTCAGTCTGCCGCTGGTGGTGACGGAGATGCCCGAGCGGGTGGTGTGGGTTCCGATGAACGCACCGGGCAGCCCGGTGTATCAGCTTCTGGGTGTCGGCGCCGGTGCTGTGGTGACGATCGCGCGAGGAGACATCTCATGAGTCATCCCGATCTGAGTGCGTTCGGTCAGGATCCCTGGTGGTTGATGCTGGGCAAGGCGCTGGCCATCTTCGTGTTCCTACTGCTGACGGTGCTGGTGGCCATTCTGGCGGAACGAAAGATCTTGGGCCGCATGCAGATGCGCTTCGGCCCGAACCGGGTGGGCCCGTTCGGTTTGCTGCAGAGCCTGGCCGACGGGGTGAAACTCGCCCTCAAGGAGGGTTTGGTGCCGGCGGGTGTGGACAAGCCGATCTATCTGATGGCGCCGGTGATCGCCGTGATCCCCGCGATCATGGCCTTTGCCGTGATCCCGCTGGGTCCGATGGTGTCGGTGTTCGGTCACCCCACGCCCCTGCAGCTGACCGACCTGCCGGTGGCCGTGCTCTACGTGCTGGCGGTGACGTCGGTGGGGGTGTACGGAATTGTGTTGGCCGGGTGGGCATCCGGGTCCACCTATCCTCTGCTGGGCGGGTTGCGGTCCTCGGCGCAGGTGGTGTCCTACGAGATCGCGATGGCGTTGTCGTTTGTGGCGGTGTTCCTCTACGCCGGCACCATGTCCACCTCGGGCATCGTCGCTGCCCAGGCCCAGACCTGGTTCGTGGTCCTGCTGCTGCCCTCGTTCCTGGTGTATGTCACCGCGATGGTCGGTGAGACCAACCGCGCCCCGTTCGATCTGCCCGAAGCCGAGGGCGAGTTGGTGGGCGGCTTCCACACCGAGTACTCCTCGCTGAAATTCGCCATGTTCATGCTCGCGGAGTACGTGAACATGACCACGGTCTCCGCGCTGGCGACCACCATGTTCCTGGGCGGGTGGCAGGCTCCGTGGCCGCTGAGCATGATCGACGGGGCGAATTCCGGGTGGTGGCCGGTGCTCTGGTTCGTGGCCAAGGTGTGGGGTTTCCTGTTCCTGTACATGTGGTTGCGGGCCACGCTGCCGCGGCTGCGCTACGACCAGTTCATGGCCCTGGGATGGAAACTGCTGATCCCGCTCTCCCTGGCCTGGATCGCCACCGTGGCCATCACCCACCAGGTCCGCAGCAACGGAGCGCCGCCCTGGGTGACCGCCGTGGTCTACCTCGGCTTCCTGATGGCGGCCCTGTCCGTCGTGGTGCTCTGGAGCTCCCGGCGGCGCCGGCGCATCCGAGCAGCCCTCCCACCCACACCCACCGACGAGAGCCCCTTCCCGGTGCCGCCGATACCCCGCAAGGAGACCACCCATGCCTAAATTCCTCGACGGCGTATCGGGTTTCGGGGTGACGTTCTCCTCGATGTTCACCAAGCCGATGACTCAGCAGTATCCCGATACCGACAAGGCCACCGAGCCCCGCTACCACGGCCGCCACCAACTCAATCGGTACGCCGACGGTCTGGAGAAGTGCATCGGCTGCGAACTGTGCGCCTGGGCCTGCCCGGCGGACGCCATCTACGTCGAAGGCGCCGACAACACCGCCGAGGAACGGTTCTCCCCCGGGGAACGCTACGGGCGGGTGTACCAGATCAATTACCTGCGCTGCATCGGCTGCGGGCTGTGCATCGAGGCCTGCCCCACCCGGGCTCTCACCATGACCAACGACTACGAGATGGCCGATGACAACCGCGCCGACCTCATCTACGGCAAAGACAAGCTGCTGGCCCCGCTGCAGGACGGGATGCAGCCACCGCCGCACGCGATGGCCGAGGGCGCCACGGACGACGACTACTACCTGGGTCGCGTGAAATGACGTCCACAGCCGAAGCCGTCGCCTTCTGGATCCTGGGCGCCATCGCGGTGGCCGGCGCGGTGGGTGTGGTGGCCGCCCCGAAGGCGGTGTACTCCGCGATCTTCCTGGCGTCCACCATGATCGCGCTGGCGATGCTCTACGTGGCCCAGGACGCCCTGTTCCTCGGGGTGGTGCAGGTGGTGGTCTACACGGGCGCGGTGATGATGCTGTTCCTGTTCGTCCTGATGCTGATCGGCGTGGACTCGTCGGAGTCGCTGGTGGAAACCCTACGTGGCCAACGCATCGCCGCACTGGTATCCGGTGTCGGCTTCGGCATGCTGCTGATCGCCGGCATCGGGTCGGTGTCGACCACCCTGGCCGGCGGCGGCGGATTCGCCGGTCTGGCGCAGGCCAACGCCGGCGGCAACGTCGAGGGCCTGGCGGCCCTGATCTTCACCAAGTACCTGTGGGCGTTCGAGATCACCAGCGCCCTGTTGATCACCGCAGCGCTGGGAGCAATGGTGCTGGCGCACCGTGAGCGGTTCGAGCGACGGAAAACACAGCGCGAGTTGGCGATCGAGCGGTTCAGGCCCGGTGGACACCCCACCACGCTGCCGAGTTCGGGGGTGTATGCCCGGCACAATGCGGTCGACGTGCCGGCGCGGCTACCCGACGGTTCGAGCTCGATGCTGTCGGTCAGCGCCATCCTGAACCCGCGTTCCCCCGACGAGGACGACCTCCGGTGAACCCCGAGAACTACCTCTACCTGTCGGCACTGCTGTTCACCATCGGCGCTGCCGGAGTCTTGTTGCGGCGCAACGCCATCGTGATGTTCATGTGTGTGGAGCTGATGCTCAACGCGTGCAATCTGGCGTTCGTCACCTTTTCCCGGATGCACGGACAACTCGACGGCCAGGTGGTCGCCTTCTTCACCATGGTGGTCGCCGCCTGCGAGGTGGTGGTCGGGCTGGCCATCATCATGACCATCTACCGCACCCGCCACTCCGCCAATGTCGACGACGCGAACCTCTTGAGGGGCTGAGGCACCGATGGACCTGCTGTGGTTGATCCTGGCGCCGTTGGCCGGCGCCGCGGTGCTGCTGCTCGGCGGGCGCGCCACCAACAGCTGGGGGCACCTGCTGGGATGTGCCACCATGGCGGCCGCCTTCGGCTGGGCGGTGGTGCAGTTCGTGACGCTGCTCGCGCGGGCGCCGCAGGACCGGGTGATCCACCAGGTGCTGTTCTCCTGGCTACCGGTCGCGGGGCTGCAGCTGGACTTCGGCCTGCAACTCGACGCGCTGAGTGTGTGTTTCGTGCTGCTCATCACCGGGGTCGGCCTGCTCATCCACGTCTACTCCGTCGGCTACATGGCCCACGACCCCGACCGCCGACGATTTTTTGCCTACCTGAACCTCTTCGTCGCCGCCATGCTGCTGCTGGTGCTGGCCGACAACTTCCTCGGCCTGTACCTGGGCTGGGAAGGGGTGGGCCTGGCCTCCTACCTGCTGATCGGGTTCTGGTCGCACAAACCGTCGGCAGCGACCGCGGCCAAAAAGGCCTTCGTGGTTAACCGCGTCGGCGACATCGGCCTGGCGGTGGCGCTGATGGTGATGTGGGCCGATGCCGGCACCCTGTCCTACGCCGGAGTGTTCAACGCAGTACCCGGACTCTCCGATGGCACCGTCACCGCGATCGGATTGCTGCTGTTGTTGGCGGCCTGCGGGAAGTCGGCGCAGTTCCCGTTGCAGTCGTGGCTCGGTGATGCGATGGAGGGCCCCACCCCGGTCTCGGCGCTCATCCACGCCGCCACCATGGTGACCGCGGGGGTCTACCTGATCGTGCGCTGCGGCCCGATCTACGACGCCGCCCCCATCGCCCAGGCCGCGGTGGTGACCATCGGCGCGATCACCCTGGTGTTCGGCGCCGTCATCG
Coding sequences within:
- a CDS encoding YceI family protein, producing the protein MTSLEQLLANPDNAAVWTLVPNRSEVRFTCRSFWGLLPVKGRFTEFSGEGQLSGGTAFGRIDIVAASLDTGNRKRDEHLRSEDFFAVDRFPTLSVVVTAVQQTGGHADLRSSLTVRGVTQPLTLPAQVSQLNDGAVQISATTTIDRTRWDVDGNLLGMVRTDTTLVASAVFTKSG
- a CDS encoding Rv3143 family two-component system response regulator, which gives rise to MPDTRAQAPVRVLVYSDNARTREQVMQALGTRIHPDLPELSYLEVATAPVVIQHMDAGEVDLAILDGEAAPTGGMGLAKQLKDELDVCPPILVLTGRADDAWLATWSRAEAAVSHPIDPIRLGEAVAGLLRGISR
- a CDS encoding NADH-quinone oxidoreductase subunit A, giving the protein MNVYTPILVLGAIAAAFAVVSVGIALVIGPRRFNRAKLEAYECGIEPARQPMGAARFPVKFYLTAMLFIVFDIEIVFLYPWAVSFDQLGMFALVEMLLFMATVFVAYAYVWRRGGLEWD
- a CDS encoding NuoB/complex I 20 kDa subunit family protein, whose translation is MGLEEQLPGGILLSTVEKVAGFVRKGSLWPATFGLACCAIEMMATAGPRFDIARFGMERFSATPRQADLMIVAGRVSQKMAPVLRQVYDQMAEPKWVLAMGVCASSGGMFNNYAIVQGVDHVVPVDIYLPGCPPRPEMLLHAILTLHAKIAEMPLGVHRDEVVAAAEKAALNARPTIELTGLLR
- a CDS encoding NADH-quinone oxidoreductase subunit C, whose product is MTDKEMSDREVIGVRRGMFGGSGTGDTSGYGRLIREVALPGGSPRPYGGWFDEVVDRLAEALGANVFAEAVHRVVVYRAQLTLDVDRSRLPVVAQTLRDDPHLRFELCSGVSGVHYPQDAGRELRAFYPLMSITHNRRLQLEVACPDADPHVPSLFSVYPTVDWHERETYDFFGIIFDGHPALTRIEMPDDWVGHPQRKDYPLGGVPVQYHGATIAPPDQRRSYT
- the nuoD gene encoding NADH dehydrogenase (quinone) subunit D is translated as MTDTAGSVDAGSRARGTTPLTEPAERVITLGGQDWEEIVTAARAGGDAGERIVVNMGPQHPSTHGVLRLILEIEGETVTQARCGIGYLHTGIEKNLEYRTWTQGVTFVTRMDYLSPFFNETAYCLGVEHLLGVTDDIPERASVIRVMLMELNRISSHLVALATGGMELGAMSAMFYGFREREEILTVFEAITGLRMNHAYIRPGGVAADLPADGLDRVKHLLDILPGRLAQLSALLRDNPIWKARTVDIGYLDLTGCIALGITGPVLRSTGLPHDLRKTAPYCGYQDYEFDVITDDACDCYGRYVIRVDEMAESLRIVSQCVARLEGLAGAPVMITDKKLAWPADLQLGPDGLGNSPDHIATIMGRSMEGLIHHFKIVTEGFRVPPGQVYVAVESPRGELGVHMVSDGGTRPYRVHYRDPSFTNLQAVAAMCEGGMVADVISAVASIDPVMGGVDR
- the nuoE gene encoding NADH-quinone oxidoreductase subunit NuoE, coding for MTLVDLALGPRPDEPGPPLHGPAAYPHDVETRLAADAAAILARYPQPRSALLPLLHLVQAEDGYVTTAGIRFCAAQLNLTDAEVSAVATFYSMYRRTPTGTYLLGVCTNTLCAVMGGDAILATLEEHLGIGPGETTGDGAITLEHLECNAACDYAPVIMVNWQFYDNQTPSSATALADSLRSGTPAPPTRGTPLPTFTTTCRVLAGLPTDLGEGTGPGPATLAGLRIADRHDMTAPPDTGPATEPSSSADAPEPEAVESVRDEPAPAPSATVPAEPGTEETDPSTTGD
- the nuoF gene encoding NADH-quinone oxidoreductase subunit NuoF, which produces MSATPLTPVLSRFWNAAQPWTLDTYHDHDGYQALRTALDLAPDDVIALVKDAGLRGRGGAGFPTGTKWSFIPQDGAAGAKPHYLVINADESEPGTCKDIPLMMTTPHFLVEGAIIAAYAIRARHAFIYVRGEVVPVLRRLQQAVAEAYAAGYLGTDILGSGFDLDLIVHAGAGAYICGEETALLDSLEGRRGQPRLRPPFPAVAGLYACPTVVNNVESISSVPPILRRGVDWFKSMGSEKSPGFTLYSLSGHVTTPGQYEAPLGITLRELLEYAGGVRAGHELKFWTPGGSSTPLLTADHLDVPLDYEGVAKAGSMLGTKALQIFDETTCVVRAVRRWIQFYAHESCGKCTPCREGTYWLAQVYERLETGRGAREDIDKLLDIADTILGKSFCALGDGAASPIISSIKHFRDEYEAHLGGGCPFDPAASTLFAAEEVPA
- a CDS encoding NADH-quinone oxidoreductase subunit G; the encoded protein is MTVTEPERQTPTVEMVSLTIDDTPISVPKGTLVIRAAELLGVQIPRFCDHPLLDPVGACRQCLVEVEGQRKPMASCTTTVSPDMVVRTQLTSPAADKAQHGVMELLLINHPLDCPVCDKGGECPLQNQAMSHGREETRFTDVKRTFPKPINLSTQVLLDRERCVLCARCTRFSTQIAGDPFIDLLERGALQQVGIATGEAFDSYFSGNTVQICPVGALTGTAYRFRARPFDLVSTPSVCEHCASGCAQRTDHRRGTVLRRLAGDDPDVNEEWNCDKGRWAFTYPRVGDRILTPLIRENGALRPASWSEAITTAAFGLASAAGQTGVLVGGRVTVEDAYAYAKFARMVLGTNDIDMRARAHSDEEAQFLAAHVAGHAMGVTYADLETAPAVVLAGFDPEEESPIVFLRLRKAVRKKGLRVVALAPFLSRGLDKLSAELVMTAPGSEAEALSELEVPAGTIVVVGERLATVPGGFSSACRLAARSGARLAWIPRRAGERGAVEAGCLPNLLPGGRSVSDADARGWLERAWNVDRLPAAAGRDTAAIVAAAQAGELAALVVGGVEPADLPDPEAARLALENTPFVVSLELRESAVTALADVVFPVAPTTEKSGSFASWEGRVRSFGPALSTNAASDLRVLQTLADELGVDLGFHSAAAARDDLARLGVWGGRAPASPDVASAAPPTPQPGEAVLATWRMLLDAGRLQDGEPHLAGTARPPVVRLSAATAAEIGAAAGDLVRVGTARGSLSLPLVVTEMPERVVWVPMNAPGSPVYQLLGVGAGAVVTIARGDIS